Within the Gemmatimonas aurantiaca genome, the region CCCGCAGATACTCGGCGTCGAAGAAACGCACGTTCTCGTCCTGCACGCTGCTGATGAACAGCCGGAGCCACTCACGATCGGCGGCACTCTGGAAGAGCGCGGCCAGTTGCGCCATGCGGCGTGCCGATTCCGCATCCGACGCCCGGCGTGGGTCGCCTTCGAACTGCAGAAAACGTTCGATCGTACCACGCATCTCGTCGAAGGAGGCATAGTCGAACGCCAGGAACTGCGCCGACAGATACCCGCCGCGCTGCAGGCCACGCGTCAGCGTTTCGCGATTGCCGTCGAGCGCGGTGAGCACGTTGCGTTTGTTCTTCTCCACCGTGAGCGAATCGCGATATCCCCGACGGTACAAGGGCACGACGGTACCCGTGTCGACGCTGAGCATCGCGAACGCATGCAGCCAGAGGTCCACGTGCGACAGCGTGCGTACGGGCCACCGGATCTGCTGGGCCGTCTGTTGTTGTGGCGACTGTGGTGGTGCTTTCTGCGCCCCCGCCCACCCACCGGCCCCCAGGAGAGGGCCGGCCGCCAGCGCACCCACGATGACGCCTGTCAGGGCGGGCATCGTCGGTGCCATCGTGAACCGAAGGACGGCACGCGTCAGCCGGCCAGGCGACCATGGGGTTCCGGGGGAAATTCGCGGGGTTCCGAACATGGTCTCAATACACGCAAGGCCGGTCAGCGGATTCAACCCGCAACCGGCCTCGTGATCGTGGGCGGAGATTCCGCCTGTCGACGGGCGATTCCCTCGACGGGCGATTCCGTCTACGGGTGTCCCGCCGATTCAGCTTCCGCGACCGCAGGTCACGCAGTAGCGCCAGTGTGCTTCCAGCTCGGTGCTGCAGGCCTGACACTGCCGCTTGGTGAGATCCATGCCGCAGTGCGGGCAGTAGGTGATCTTGCGGTCCCCCGGAAGCTGGCTGTCGCAGTAGCGGCAATGCGCATGCACGGCGCGACTGCCGCGGGCCGGTGTCACGCGCCGGACATTGGCGAGACCGCCGCCGGCATCCCTCTTGGCATCACCCTTGGCATCACCGGCGCGGCTGGCGGATTGGTCCGACGGCGCCGGAAACAGCTCCAGAGCCTGGGTCGGACGACCGCTCGCCGTCGTTCCCGAGGCCGCACCCGACACATCGCCCAGGCGCAGGGATGTCGTGGCCCACTCGCGCACGAGAGCGAGCGTCGGCGACGGAAATGCGAGGGCCTGCAGACTGGCCTGCTGGAGACCCGGATCGGTCAGCACATACCCCCGTTCGCCCGACACGAGACGCAGCAGCGTCGTTTCGAAGGCATCCGGACCGCTGTCGGCCATTTCGCGACGCACGTCCCGATAGGGGAGCAGACGCTCCTCGAGATCGGTCAGCGTGAATCCCTGTGACAGCAGCTGCGGAAACTGCGTCCGCACCGTGCGGGAGAGACGAAAAGCGAGGCGATCGAGATCGTCCAGCGAACGGGCAACGACGGTCACTTCGTGTCGCCCGTGCCGTAGCGCTTGTCCACGTCGTTGCCCATGCGCTCACGCGTTTCCCCGCCGATACGGTCGACGAGGCGTTCCGCCACGTTCTTGTCGTGCTGCTGGGCGTCTTTCCAGCCATAGCCGTAGCCGATGGCAACGCCGATCGCGAGGATGAAAAGGAACTTGAACATGAGCGTCGGAGGTGAAACCGACGCGCCTGCGCCGGTCAGCTATTGTTCCAGACGCGAGACCGGAAGAGGGGGTAACGGCGGCAACGCGGAAGCTGGCACGAACTGTTCCGCCCTGGGAAATGGCGAGAGCGGCGTGGCCCCTTTCCCCCTGGCCTGCTGGTCCGCCCACCAGGATTCGAACTGCGAGACCACCAGACCGTCGGAATGGTCCTGATTGGTGGCGGCGCGGATGGCCAGATGATTGGCATACTCGTTCTGCGGATGCCCCGCATGCCCCTTCACCCAGGCCCACTGCGTCTGATGCGGAGCGATGGCCGCCACGGCCTGCTGCCACAACTCCACATTCTCCACGGCCCCGTCTTTGCGACGCCAGCCGCGGGCCATCCATCCGCGTACCCAGCTCGACATGCC harbors:
- a CDS encoding zinc ribbon domain-containing protein, with the protein product MTVVARSLDDLDRLAFRLSRTVRTQFPQLLSQGFTLTDLEERLLPYRDVRREMADSGPDAFETTLLRLVSGERGYVLTDPGLQQASLQALAFPSPTLALVREWATTSLRLGDVSGAASGTTASGRPTQALELFPAPSDQSASRAGDAKGDAKRDAGGGLANVRRVTPARGSRAVHAHCRYCDSQLPGDRKITYCPHCGMDLTKRQCQACSTELEAHWRYCVTCGRGS
- a CDS encoding ribonuclease H, whose amino-acid sequence is MSAKHPLVAVYADESCLGNGRSGDTPGGLGALIEFRRNDGSVTRFDLWASEPDTTNNRMALRSVIDTFQAMSRKGNRLSVLFTTDSRYIVDGMSSWVRGWMARGWRRKDGAVENVELWQQAVAAIAPHQTQWAWVKGHAGHPQNEYANHLAIRAATNQDHSDGLVVSQFESWWADQQARGKGATPLSPFPRAEQFVPASALPPLPPLPVSRLEQ